The proteins below are encoded in one region of Micromonospora pisi:
- a CDS encoding HEAT repeat domain-containing protein, translating into MPKPARQALEAIQVTLDEVFRHVDTLDGDPWPALEELAASGDYSLVPPVQAALERYLDEHNWYGRNLMAYILAGLRGTAAFPLLLRVFARPLRGDDRDDLCAWLANIMKADPAGCRPTVLSFIVANHRDLRGAGLWALGYLIQPSDINVLQQALTDVDPQIRRAVLGSLTSIEGDRRAYELVLSALHDPDDWTRRSAVLHLRWFADPDSVNHLLPLTRDPAVHVRSALGETIGYLPIHPDHRPDATAALLSLLVDAEPRVRAGAARGLGNLRGAAASGPAHDH; encoded by the coding sequence TTGCCGAAGCCGGCCCGGCAGGCGCTGGAGGCGATTCAGGTGACGCTCGACGAGGTGTTCCGCCATGTCGACACGCTCGACGGCGATCCATGGCCAGCGCTCGAGGAGTTAGCCGCAAGCGGTGACTATTCGTTGGTGCCGCCCGTGCAGGCCGCGCTGGAACGCTATCTCGACGAGCACAACTGGTACGGCCGGAACTTGATGGCTTACATCCTGGCCGGGCTTCGCGGCACCGCGGCGTTTCCGCTGCTGCTACGCGTGTTCGCTCGTCCACTACGCGGCGATGACCGCGACGACCTCTGTGCCTGGCTGGCGAACATCATGAAAGCCGATCCGGCGGGCTGCCGGCCTACCGTGCTGTCGTTCATCGTCGCCAACCATCGTGACCTACGCGGTGCCGGGTTGTGGGCGCTTGGCTACCTCATCCAGCCCAGCGACATCAACGTGCTGCAACAGGCGCTGACTGACGTTGACCCTCAGATCCGGCGGGCCGTGCTGGGTTCTCTGACAAGCATCGAGGGCGACAGGCGCGCATACGAGTTGGTGCTGTCCGCCTTGCACGATCCGGACGATTGGACTCGGCGATCCGCCGTATTGCACCTGCGCTGGTTCGCTGACCCGGACTCCGTCAATCACCTCCTACCCCTGACTCGCGATCCCGCCGTGCACGTCCGCTCAGCGCTTGGCGAGACCATCGGCTATCTGCCCATCCATCCGGACCATCGGCCAGATGCGACGGCCGCCCTGCTGTCACTGCTGGTAGATGCCGAGCCGCGGGTACGCGCCGGTGCGGCCCGTGGGCTCGGAAACCTGCGCGGGGCGGCTGCGTCTGGACCGGCGCACGACCACTGA
- a CDS encoding NB-ARC domain-containing protein, with product MASDQLQGSRARRRLSRNVLLAGGPIVAAAAGILTNLATSTWNWWLAIGLAVAILVAVLLAFGLDSQATAAATGVMDLVPPEAMSPRTPAMARAPLANTVPRPELTDMVWRLLAPYGAATPGVLSIEGPGGFGKTTLAMLLCHDSQVADRYPGGVLWATVGDRTTRVGLAGEVGRLCEALSGTSPGTADPLVAGQRLAELLAERAPMLMVVDDVWRADQLDPFLIGGPQCQRLVLTRNAGVAPAGAARVYVNAMTADQAAQALVAGERGITAATLARLLALTGRWPVLVGLAAGTIEAYAMDGATGEAAAVWVADQLTRHGPTGVDVDDASSRDRAVAATLATSLRLLSDTERDCYADLAVLPPQAVADEEALGLLWAARGVEGAQVAAVQRKLVRLRLAIGRWSVEDRPALQLHDVIGEYLRHGLNLPELTARHRRFVDAARGLLPSTTLGWRGAWWELTPSSRYVWDNLAFHLVAAGYDREAAATLCDLRWVEARTRNAGTAAAAVSDLEHVAAPTGPALRTALSRIGQLLTPVEPPTVLGATLASQLAAVPGLEDLVVGYETHLPRPRLANRWPLPRADHEQLDRHSAGVEYLAVSPGGRIVATASSDTTVRLWRTEDGTHLGVLRGHTDLVLGCDFSPDGGMLATASADGTVRIWDPRTQTHLRTFRIHEGRVHACRFTPDGTTVVTVGGDGAVRLSRVTDGVLVRESTGHGTRMLNCAVAPDGRTVAFVDAVGTVRAWDADAGVPLFAHAGHEGRVWACEYSPDGRLLATGGEDGTVRIWRMPDGAVLQTLRGHVGKVYDAAFRSDGRLLATAGADRTIRLWDPNGATHLRSLEGHGWEVWACAFAPDGRLLTADGDANLRGWEPTTGLSLFTVDGDPRSVWDCDFSPDGTLLATAGNVDARLRQVSTGRTAQVLDYPDWVASIQFSPDGKMIASGGGSAVVILWDAATRTRRHVLAGHSADLTHCEFSPDSTVLATTARDGTARLWDTATGNVLGVLNSGVYELFCCAFSPDGSTLALSGHNGAVQLWNTTTASHRQALTGHTEDVYHCAFSPDGAFLATGAQDGRLQLWRAATGETHWLHGHTGGISSCSFSPDGTLLASSGYDGMIRLWHVTERRCICALRVGSPLYGCVWRPDGGSLAAAGLHGTYLFDYLP from the coding sequence ATGGCCAGTGACCAGCTGCAAGGATCGCGCGCGAGGCGCCGGCTGAGTCGTAACGTGCTGCTGGCCGGCGGCCCGATTGTCGCGGCCGCCGCCGGAATTCTGACCAACCTCGCCACCAGCACCTGGAACTGGTGGCTGGCGATCGGCTTGGCGGTGGCGATCCTGGTCGCCGTGCTGCTGGCCTTCGGGCTCGACAGCCAGGCCACGGCGGCGGCCACTGGGGTGATGGATCTCGTGCCACCGGAGGCGATGTCCCCGCGTACCCCGGCGATGGCAAGAGCGCCTCTGGCGAACACCGTCCCGCGTCCGGAGTTGACCGACATGGTGTGGCGGCTTCTGGCCCCGTATGGGGCCGCCACACCTGGAGTGCTCAGCATTGAGGGGCCAGGTGGGTTCGGCAAGACCACGCTGGCGATGCTGCTTTGCCACGATTCGCAGGTCGCGGATCGGTACCCAGGGGGCGTGCTTTGGGCCACGGTCGGCGACCGTACGACCCGAGTCGGCCTGGCGGGGGAGGTAGGGCGCCTGTGCGAGGCGCTCTCCGGCACCAGCCCAGGCACTGCCGACCCGCTAGTGGCGGGGCAGCGGCTCGCCGAGTTGTTGGCTGAACGCGCGCCAATGCTGATGGTTGTCGACGACGTGTGGCGGGCCGACCAGCTCGACCCCTTCTTGATCGGTGGTCCGCAGTGCCAGCGGCTGGTGCTGACCCGAAACGCTGGCGTCGCCCCCGCCGGTGCGGCGCGGGTCTACGTGAATGCGATGACCGCCGATCAGGCTGCTCAGGCGCTGGTCGCTGGCGAGAGGGGTATCACGGCGGCGACGCTGGCCCGCCTGCTCGCGCTCACCGGCCGCTGGCCAGTGCTAGTGGGGCTGGCGGCTGGGACGATCGAGGCGTACGCGATGGATGGAGCGACCGGCGAGGCCGCCGCCGTCTGGGTCGCCGACCAGCTCACCAGGCACGGCCCGACCGGTGTCGATGTCGACGACGCCAGCAGCCGGGACCGGGCGGTGGCGGCGACGCTGGCCACAAGCCTCCGACTACTGTCCGATACGGAGCGCGATTGCTACGCCGACCTTGCGGTGCTGCCACCGCAGGCAGTGGCCGACGAGGAGGCGTTAGGACTGCTTTGGGCCGCGCGCGGTGTCGAGGGTGCGCAGGTAGCCGCCGTGCAGCGGAAGCTGGTCCGGCTGCGGCTGGCGATCGGTCGCTGGTCTGTGGAGGATCGGCCTGCTCTTCAGCTGCACGACGTCATCGGTGAATACCTGCGACACGGGTTGAACCTCCCGGAGCTGACCGCCCGGCACCGTCGGTTCGTTGACGCCGCCCGCGGCCTGCTGCCCTCGACCACGCTCGGGTGGCGTGGGGCCTGGTGGGAGCTGACGCCATCCTCTCGGTACGTCTGGGACAACCTGGCTTTTCATCTGGTCGCCGCCGGCTACGACCGAGAGGCAGCGGCGACGCTCTGTGACCTGCGGTGGGTCGAGGCCCGGACCAGGAACGCTGGCACCGCCGCAGCAGCAGTCAGCGACCTGGAACACGTCGCCGCGCCCACAGGCCCCGCGCTGCGCACAGCGTTGAGTCGGATCGGCCAACTGTTGACGCCGGTCGAGCCGCCGACCGTACTGGGGGCAACACTGGCCAGCCAGTTGGCGGCGGTGCCTGGCCTGGAAGACCTCGTTGTGGGCTACGAGACCCATCTGCCCCGGCCCCGGCTGGCCAACCGGTGGCCACTGCCCCGCGCCGACCACGAGCAGCTCGACCGGCACTCCGCCGGAGTTGAGTATCTCGCCGTCTCGCCCGGCGGCCGAATCGTGGCGACGGCGAGTTCCGACACCACGGTCCGACTCTGGCGCACCGAAGACGGGACTCATCTCGGCGTTCTACGCGGACACACCGACCTGGTCCTCGGCTGCGACTTCTCGCCTGACGGAGGCATGCTGGCCACCGCGTCCGCGGACGGCACCGTGCGGATCTGGGACCCACGCACGCAGACCCACCTGCGTACCTTCCGCATACACGAGGGCCGAGTGCATGCCTGCAGGTTCACCCCGGACGGCACGACTGTCGTCACCGTCGGCGGCGACGGCGCCGTACGGCTGTCCCGGGTCACCGACGGCGTTCTGGTCCGGGAGTCGACCGGCCACGGCACCCGGATGCTCAACTGCGCGGTTGCCCCCGACGGTCGCACCGTCGCCTTCGTTGACGCGGTAGGCACCGTACGGGCGTGGGACGCCGACGCTGGCGTACCGCTGTTCGCCCACGCAGGCCACGAGGGACGAGTGTGGGCGTGTGAGTACTCCCCGGATGGCCGGCTGCTGGCCACCGGCGGCGAGGACGGCACCGTGCGAATCTGGCGAATGCCCGACGGTGCCGTCCTGCAGACGTTGCGTGGCCACGTCGGCAAGGTGTACGACGCGGCGTTCAGATCGGATGGACGTCTCCTGGCCACGGCCGGCGCGGACCGTACGATCCGGCTCTGGGATCCGAACGGCGCCACCCACTTGCGCAGCTTGGAGGGGCACGGCTGGGAGGTCTGGGCCTGCGCTTTCGCGCCCGACGGCCGGCTGCTCACCGCCGACGGCGACGCCAACCTACGCGGATGGGAGCCGACAACCGGCCTCTCACTCTTCACAGTAGACGGCGATCCGAGGTCCGTCTGGGACTGCGACTTCTCGCCCGACGGCACCCTGCTCGCCACTGCGGGCAACGTGGACGCGCGGCTCCGGCAGGTGTCGACTGGCCGTACAGCGCAGGTGCTCGATTATCCCGACTGGGTCGCCTCCATCCAGTTTTCCCCGGACGGCAAGATGATCGCCTCGGGTGGCGGGTCGGCGGTCGTCATCCTTTGGGACGCGGCAACCCGGACTCGCAGGCACGTTCTCGCCGGCCACTCGGCCGACCTGACCCACTGTGAGTTTTCGCCCGACAGCACTGTGCTCGCCACCACCGCACGCGACGGCACCGCCCGGCTGTGGGACACGGCGACCGGCAACGTTCTGGGCGTGCTGAACTCGGGGGTCTACGAGCTATTTTGCTGCGCCTTCTCACCGGACGGATCGACCCTCGCCCTCTCCGGCCACAACGGCGCCGTGCAACTGTGGAACACCACGACCGCGAGCCACCGCCAAGCCCTGACCGGCCACACCGAGGACGTCTACCATTGCGCGTTTTCACCGGACGGCGCGTTTCTCGCTACCGGCGCCCAGGACGGCCGGCTACAACTCTGGCGTGCGGCGACCGGCGAAACCCACTGGCTGCACGGCCACACCGGAGGCATTTCGTCCTGCAGCTTCTCACCCGACGGGACGCTGCTAGCCAGCTCAGGCTACGACGGCATGATCCGTCTATGGCACGTCACGGAACGTCGATGCATCTGCGCCCTCCGCGTCGGCTCGCCGCTCTATGGATGTGTGTGGCGCCCGGACGGCGGGAGCCTGGCCGCAGCCGGCCTGCACGGCACCTACCTGTTCGACTACCTGCCCTGA
- a CDS encoding SDR family oxidoreductase yields the protein MNDSTALVTGANKGIGKEIARQLAAAGLTVYVGSRDPERGQRAVDEIGGSARLLILDVTNDQSIAEVARQVEDLDILVNNAGISVDLNPVTETDVDSFRRTYETNVFGIVAVTNAFLPVLRRSARPRIVNISSGTGSLDWSTGPQARFPTTGSLAAYRSSKAALNALTIFYAQALAGEGFKVNALAPGLRKTDLNATAAASGGDPAEAAAGAVRLALLPDDGPTGEFLSWDGTPVPW from the coding sequence ATGAACGATTCCACGGCACTGGTCACCGGCGCCAACAAGGGCATCGGCAAGGAGATCGCGCGGCAGCTCGCGGCCGCCGGGCTCACCGTCTACGTCGGCTCCCGAGACCCGGAGCGGGGACAGCGGGCCGTTGACGAGATTGGCGGCAGCGCCCGCCTACTGATCCTCGACGTCACCAACGATCAAAGTATTGCCGAGGTCGCCCGTCAGGTCGAAGACCTCGACATCTTGGTCAACAACGCCGGAATCTCGGTCGACCTGAACCCGGTAACCGAGACCGACGTAGACAGCTTTCGCCGTACCTACGAGACGAACGTGTTCGGGATCGTCGCGGTGACCAACGCGTTCCTGCCCGTGTTGCGTCGATCGGCCCGGCCTCGGATCGTGAACATCTCCAGCGGCACCGGATCACTGGACTGGAGTACCGGCCCGCAGGCGCGGTTCCCCACGACGGGCTCACTCGCCGCGTACCGGTCGTCGAAGGCGGCACTCAACGCGCTGACCATCTTCTACGCCCAGGCGCTCGCCGGTGAGGGCTTCAAAGTGAACGCGCTCGCACCCGGGTTGCGAAAGACCGACCTCAACGCGACCGCCGCCGCCAGTGGCGGAGACCCGGCCGAGGCCGCGGCCGGCGCCGTCCGGCTGGCACTGCTGCCCGATGACGGCCCCACCGGCGAGTTCCTTTCCTGGGACGGAACCCCGGTTCCCTGGTGA